A window of the Leucothrix mucor DSM 2157 genome harbors these coding sequences:
- a CDS encoding ABC transporter permease, with amino-acid sequence MNEWFDIAILALDATMRVSAPLILAALAGLFSERAGVVDISLEGKMLAGGFAAAAAASVTGSAWLGLGAAILVSLALALLHGFACITHRGNQVVSGVAINILAAGLTMIMGLHWFNQGGQTPRLDNEARFLSLDLPGAQAIADVPYIGKIYEELISGHNILVYVAFLAVPFTYWVIYKTRFGLRLRAVGENPNAVDTAGISVTKMRYLAVLCCGVLCGIAGAYISTAHNAQFVRDMTAGQGFIALAALIFGKWRPVPVMFACLLFGFLDALAVRLQGVKIAGIGEIPVQFIEALPYLLTVILLAGFIGRAVAPKASGVPYVKER; translated from the coding sequence ATGAATGAGTGGTTTGATATTGCGATTTTGGCACTGGATGCCACGATGCGGGTGTCTGCGCCGCTGATTCTGGCCGCTTTGGCTGGCTTGTTTTCAGAGCGCGCGGGTGTGGTCGATATTAGTCTGGAAGGTAAGATGTTGGCCGGTGGCTTCGCAGCTGCAGCAGCCGCTTCTGTAACTGGCTCAGCATGGTTAGGCTTAGGCGCTGCGATTTTAGTGTCCTTGGCGCTGGCGTTACTGCATGGCTTTGCCTGTATTACGCACCGTGGTAATCAGGTGGTTAGCGGCGTTGCGATTAACATCCTAGCCGCTGGCTTGACGATGATTATGGGCTTGCACTGGTTTAACCAAGGTGGGCAAACGCCACGTTTGGATAATGAAGCACGTTTTCTCTCATTAGATTTACCGGGTGCGCAAGCCATCGCTGATGTGCCTTATATTGGCAAGATCTACGAAGAGCTGATTAGTGGTCATAACATTCTCGTGTATGTTGCGTTTTTGGCGGTGCCGTTTACCTATTGGGTGATTTATAAAACCCGTTTTGGTTTGCGCTTACGAGCGGTGGGTGAGAATCCAAATGCGGTAGACACCGCCGGTATTTCCGTGACTAAAATGCGCTACTTAGCGGTGCTTTGCTGTGGTGTGCTGTGTGGTATTGCAGGCGCTTATATCTCCACTGCACACAATGCGCAGTTCGTACGGGATATGACGGCAGGGCAAGGCTTTATCGCGCTGGCAGCACTGATCTTTGGTAAGTGGCGTCCGGTACCGGTGATGTTTGCTTGTCTGCTATTTGGCTTCCTGGATGCACTGGCAGTACGTTTGCAAGGCGTTAAGATTGCAGGCATTGGTGAGATCCCAGTACAATTTATTGAAGCGTTACCGTACTTGCTCACAGTGATCTTGCTGGCCGGCTTTATTGGTCGAGCAGTTGCACCAAAAGCCAGTGGCGTTCCTTACGTAAAAGAACGCTAA
- a CDS encoding BMP family lipoprotein, giving the protein MKRLIPTLAIAGLMCANAWADDITPAVIYDKAGKNDKSFNEAVYNGILKFGKDTGIKVREVEPTNEAQVGQGLSKLAKRKADPIVAVGFSMANAVETAAKEFPDTRFTIIDMVVNQPNVQSVVFAEHEGSFLVGALAAMKSKSAKVGFIGGMDIPLIRRFACGFEQGAMYQNKDAEVMQNMIGSTGAAFNNPSKGGELAKSQFDKGADVIFAAAGGSGAGVYQAAKDTGNFAIGVDSNQNHLQPGTMLTSMVKKVGEAAYASFTDAKDGNWKPEIKVMDLKAGGVDWALDEHNRDLITPEMEARMGELKELISSGEIKVHDYMSDNTCTY; this is encoded by the coding sequence ATGAAGCGATTAATTCCAACGCTGGCGATTGCAGGTTTAATGTGTGCCAATGCGTGGGCAGACGATATAACTCCAGCGGTTATTTATGATAAAGCTGGTAAGAACGATAAGTCCTTCAATGAAGCGGTTTATAATGGCATTCTGAAGTTCGGAAAAGACACGGGTATTAAAGTCCGTGAAGTTGAGCCAACAAACGAAGCACAGGTTGGCCAAGGTCTGAGTAAATTAGCGAAGCGTAAAGCGGACCCGATTGTTGCGGTTGGTTTCTCAATGGCCAATGCCGTTGAAACTGCGGCTAAGGAATTCCCTGATACGCGTTTTACAATCATCGACATGGTTGTAAACCAGCCAAACGTTCAGTCGGTCGTCTTTGCTGAGCACGAAGGCTCTTTCTTGGTTGGTGCATTGGCGGCAATGAAGTCTAAAAGTGCTAAAGTTGGCTTTATTGGTGGAATGGATATTCCGTTGATTCGTCGTTTCGCTTGTGGCTTTGAGCAAGGCGCGATGTACCAGAATAAAGACGCTGAGGTGATGCAGAACATGATCGGTTCTACCGGTGCTGCGTTTAACAACCCAAGTAAGGGCGGCGAGTTGGCTAAGAGCCAGTTCGATAAGGGCGCAGATGTAATCTTTGCTGCTGCTGGCGGATCAGGTGCTGGTGTATACCAAGCGGCTAAAGACACAGGCAACTTCGCCATTGGTGTTGATAGCAACCAAAACCATTTACAGCCAGGCACTATGTTGACCTCTATGGTTAAGAAAGTGGGCGAAGCGGCTTACGCATCATTCACTGATGCTAAAGACGGTAACTGGAAGCCAGAGATTAAGGTAATGGATCTGAAAGCGGGCGGTGTTGACTGGGCGTTGGACGAGCATAACCGTGATTTGATTACACCTGAAATGGAAGCTCGCATGGGTGAGTTGAAGGAATTGATCTCCTCTGGCGAAATCAAAGTTCATGACTACATGAGTGATAACACCTGTACTTATTAA
- a CDS encoding ABC transporter permease, with product MSQQGHEMPFWMDAILLPFLNIVTAFAATAGIFLLIGVDPVEATQILIYGAFGYEEGIGFTLYYTTNFIFTGLAVAVAFHAGLFNIGGEGQAYIGGLGAGLVCLLLAQWLPGLLVIPIAIVASAVFGAAWAYIPAYLQAYRGSHIVITTIMFNFLASSLMVYMMVNVLNEPGQMSPQSAEFSEAVWLPFMHEALAWFGITVEASPLNLSIFLALLAAVFVWVFIWHTRWGYQLRTTGSNASAAIYAGIKPARVIVLSMCISGALAGMVGVNEILGVNHRLLLDFNLGYGFAGIAVALMGRNHPVGIILASLLFGVLYQGGAELAFEMSNITRDIVVVMQGLVILFSGALEFMYRPWLMKLYQSVSGVNRRELEA from the coding sequence ATGAGCCAGCAAGGCCACGAAATGCCATTTTGGATGGACGCAATTTTATTGCCATTCCTGAATATTGTGACTGCTTTTGCAGCCACGGCAGGAATATTTTTGCTGATCGGTGTTGATCCGGTTGAAGCAACTCAAATCCTAATTTACGGAGCTTTTGGCTACGAAGAAGGGATTGGTTTTACGCTGTACTACACCACGAACTTTATTTTTACTGGCTTAGCGGTTGCGGTCGCGTTCCATGCCGGTTTATTTAATATCGGTGGGGAAGGGCAGGCGTATATCGGTGGCTTGGGTGCCGGTTTAGTGTGCTTGCTACTGGCGCAATGGTTGCCGGGTTTACTGGTTATTCCTATTGCGATTGTGGCATCTGCTGTGTTTGGTGCAGCCTGGGCTTACATTCCAGCTTACTTGCAGGCGTATCGCGGTAGTCACATCGTTATCACCACCATTATGTTTAACTTCTTAGCCTCATCGCTAATGGTTTATATGATGGTGAATGTGCTGAATGAGCCGGGCCAAATGTCACCACAGAGTGCGGAGTTCTCGGAGGCTGTTTGGCTGCCTTTCATGCATGAAGCACTGGCGTGGTTTGGGATTACAGTTGAAGCATCGCCACTGAATCTATCCATCTTCCTTGCTTTATTAGCGGCGGTATTTGTTTGGGTATTTATCTGGCACACACGCTGGGGTTACCAGCTGCGTACTACGGGTAGTAATGCCTCAGCGGCAATCTATGCTGGCATCAAGCCTGCTCGCGTTATCGTGTTGAGTATGTGCATCTCCGGAGCACTGGCTGGCATGGTGGGTGTGAATGAAATCCTTGGGGTAAATCATCGCCTGTTGCTGGACTTCAACCTAGGCTATGGCTTTGCAGGAATTGCGGTTGCGTTGATGGGTCGAAATCATCCTGTTGGTATTATTCTGGCATCGCTGTTATTTGGTGTGTTGTATCAAGGTGGTGCTGAGCTGGCCTTTGAAATGTCCAATATTACGCGTGATATCGTGGTGGTGATGCAGGGTCTGGTTATTTTGTTTAGTGGTGCTTTAGAGTTTATGTATCGTCCTTGGTTGATGAAGCTCTACCAGTCAGTTAGCGGTGTAAACCGTCGGGAGTTGGAAGCATGA
- a CDS encoding ABC transporter ATP-binding protein: protein MAIELTDVSKRFGAVRANDKVSLSIEAGTIHGIVGENGAGKSTLMSILYGFYQYDSGKVEVFGEPHYFNNSREALAAGIGMVHQHFMLVDPFTVLENVTLGNEGGKLLKAGREQARTELKRLAKEYGLSVDLDARVSTLSVGLQQRVEILKALYRGAKILILDEPTGVLTPQETTELFRIFQALKDQGVTIILITHKLQEIMAITDNVSVMRAGKMVAHRHTADTSKEDIAELMVGRKVLLQVDKETATVGEPLVQVKNLSVRDNLGVERVKKISFDIRAGEVVGIAGVSGNGQSELLEALSGICKVSEGSIDINGTLVTKQQPVSPSKMRRIGLAHVPEDRHKMGMVNSFAAYESAALGYHNDKEYNGRFIMSRSKVRDYCRKLMDAFDVRPRDPDLKSANFSGGNQQKLILAREMERDPDILLVGQPTRGVDIGAIEFIHKRVIEMRDAGKAVLLVSVELEEIISVSDRILVMCDGFITGEVAASEADERTLGLMMTNTDLAEATE from the coding sequence ATGGCAATTGAACTCACTGATGTGAGTAAGCGATTTGGCGCAGTGCGCGCTAACGATAAAGTCTCCCTCTCGATTGAGGCGGGTACCATCCACGGGATTGTCGGCGAAAATGGCGCGGGCAAATCAACCCTGATGAGTATTTTGTACGGCTTTTATCAATACGATAGCGGCAAGGTCGAGGTGTTCGGCGAACCGCATTACTTTAATAATTCGCGGGAAGCATTAGCCGCCGGTATCGGAATGGTGCATCAGCATTTTATGTTGGTCGACCCCTTTACCGTGCTGGAAAACGTGACCCTAGGTAACGAAGGTGGAAAGCTGCTCAAGGCCGGCCGCGAACAAGCTCGGACCGAGCTGAAGCGACTGGCTAAAGAATATGGCCTATCGGTTGATTTGGATGCGCGGGTATCGACCTTATCCGTGGGTTTGCAGCAGCGGGTGGAAATTCTTAAAGCGCTATACCGTGGTGCAAAAATCCTGATTTTGGATGAGCCAACGGGTGTACTCACACCACAAGAAACCACCGAGCTATTTCGTATCTTCCAAGCACTGAAAGATCAGGGTGTGACCATTATCCTGATTACCCATAAGTTGCAGGAAATCATGGCGATTACCGATAACGTGTCAGTTATGCGAGCCGGTAAAATGGTTGCTCACCGACACACTGCCGATACCAGTAAGGAAGATATTGCTGAGTTGATGGTCGGGCGCAAGGTATTGCTGCAGGTTGATAAAGAGACTGCAACAGTTGGCGAGCCACTGGTTCAGGTCAAAAACTTGAGCGTGCGCGATAACTTAGGCGTAGAGCGGGTTAAAAAGATCAGCTTTGATATTCGTGCCGGTGAAGTGGTGGGTATTGCGGGTGTTTCGGGTAATGGCCAGAGTGAGTTATTAGAAGCGCTCTCAGGCATCTGCAAGGTGAGCGAGGGTAGCATTGATATCAATGGCACGCTAGTCACTAAACAGCAGCCGGTGAGCCCGTCTAAAATGCGTCGGATTGGTTTGGCCCATGTGCCGGAAGACCGTCATAAGATGGGGATGGTCAATAGCTTTGCCGCGTATGAATCTGCCGCGCTTGGCTATCACAATGACAAAGAATACAACGGCCGTTTCATTATGAGCCGCAGCAAAGTTCGTGACTACTGCCGCAAACTGATGGATGCCTTTGATGTGCGCCCACGTGATCCTGATCTGAAATCGGCTAACTTCTCCGGTGGTAACCAGCAGAAGCTGATTCTGGCGCGTGAGATGGAGCGTGATCCGGATATTCTATTGGTTGGTCAGCCAACTCGTGGTGTGGATATCGGAGCAATTGAGTTTATTCACAAACGGGTTATCGAAATGCGCGATGCTGGAAAAGCGGTGTTACTGGTGTCGGTTGAGCTAGAGGAAATTATTTCGGTGAGTGATCGGATATTGGTGATGTGTGATGGCTTTATTACCGGTGAAGTCGCGGCTTCTGAAGCCGATGAACGAACACTTGGATTAATGATGACGAATACCGACTTGGCGGAGGCAACGGAATGA